A window of the Gossypium hirsutum isolate 1008001.06 chromosome A03, Gossypium_hirsutum_v2.1, whole genome shotgun sequence genome harbors these coding sequences:
- the LOC107887877 gene encoding uncharacterized protein At4g17910, producing the protein MYLVGVQVSYYLFFENHTTKQRSKHETRIRICLLTIMFWILTLLIDRYIERISCRMCNLAYVTWVVAQNLQNTFIQDGKEMASVLYTYRSCVKALPQGVCWNSQFGIQKLAAETGTASIYCGFWF; encoded by the exons ATGTATCTTGTTGGTGTTCAGGTCAGCTACTATCTCTTCTTTGAAAATCATACTACCAAGCAGCGAAGCAAGCATGAAACACGAATCAGAATCTGCCTTCTTActattatgttttg GATTTTAACGTTGCTTATAGACAGATATATTGAAAGAATTTCATGTAGAATG TGCAACCTGGCTTATGTTACTTGGGTGGTGGCTCAAAATCTACAG AACACATTTATCCAGGATGGGAAGGAGATGGCATCAGTGCTTTATACTTATCGCAGCTGTGTCAAAGCACTTCCTCAG GGGGTATGTTGGAATTCACAGTTCGGGATTCAGAAACTTGCTGCTGAAACCGGAACTGCTTCGATCTATTGCGGATTCTGGTTTTGA